Proteins encoded within one genomic window of Episyrphus balteatus chromosome 1, idEpiBalt1.1, whole genome shotgun sequence:
- the LOC129906831 gene encoding uncharacterized protein LOC129906831, with protein sequence MDEHKVTKKSCTAILCELTRLKSQQKYLECSQVKSNPDNFGSVDEDVNGSGNGDGVYSIIREIEDLKITLARDLEEKKMSVKREVENMWIFVNAIRDDVLDGERLKQYSVQSIRDRILSINSMLGKLNEINEQTLKDVQRKIVEIENDTKFLLK encoded by the coding sequence atggaTGAGCATAAAGTTACAAAGAAGTCCTGTACCGCAATACTCTGCGAGCTGACACGTTTAAAATCTCAACAAAAGTATCTCGAATGCAGTCAAGTTAAATCGAATCCTGATAATTTCGGTTCTGTTGATGAAGATGTTAATGGTAGTGGCAATGGCGATGGTGTTTATTCCATTATTCGAGAAATTGAAGACTTAAAGATCACGTTGGCCAGagatttggaagaaaaaaagatgtcTGTCAAACGTGAGGTCGAAAACATGTGGATTTTTGTAAATGCTATACGAGATGATGTACTTGATGGAGAACGTTTGAAACAATATTCTGTACAATCAATTAGAGATAGAATTCTTTCTATTAACTCAATGTTGgggaaattaaatgaaattaatgaGCAGACTTTGAAGGATGTCCAACGGAAGattgttgaaattgaaaatgatacgaagtttttattgaaatag